From Sphingomonas nostoxanthinifaciens, a single genomic window includes:
- the epsC gene encoding serine O-acetyltransferase EpsC yields MHSGNDLSSAGEAPAGTYGDIDHILAGLRAARQRWRDAHRRNAEHGAVGFPSRHDIEKIMASLCGALFPLRLGPSFVRLENEDAFVEQTLRMALSRIYGQIRLELGYSLRDSAPERVDEEAARIIGHFADALPALRELLDRDVEAAFAGDPAARSVDEVLLCYPSVLAIIHHRLAHLLHGLGAPLVARIISEVAIVRTGIDIHPGARIGESFFIDHGTGVVIGETAIIGRRVRLYQAVTLGSRGATSDADGQVQRGLARHPIVEDDVVIYAGATLLGRITIGRGAVIGGNVWLTESVPAGGIVNQARPSRE; encoded by the coding sequence ATGCACAGCGGAAACGACCTTTCGAGCGCCGGCGAGGCACCCGCCGGCACTTATGGTGACATCGATCACATCCTGGCCGGGCTGCGCGCGGCACGGCAGCGGTGGCGCGACGCGCACCGGCGCAATGCGGAGCATGGCGCGGTCGGCTTCCCGTCGCGCCACGATATCGAGAAGATCATGGCGTCGCTGTGCGGCGCGCTGTTCCCGCTACGGCTCGGCCCGAGTTTCGTCCGGCTGGAGAATGAGGACGCCTTCGTCGAGCAGACGCTCCGTATGGCGCTCAGCCGCATCTACGGCCAGATCCGCCTCGAGCTCGGCTATTCGCTGCGCGACAGCGCGCCGGAGCGTGTCGATGAGGAGGCCGCGCGGATCATCGGCCATTTCGCCGATGCCTTGCCGGCGCTGCGCGAACTGCTCGACCGCGACGTGGAGGCGGCGTTCGCCGGCGATCCTGCCGCGCGCAGCGTGGACGAGGTGCTGCTCTGCTATCCGAGCGTGCTCGCGATCATCCATCATCGGCTCGCGCACCTTCTGCACGGGCTTGGTGCGCCGCTGGTTGCGCGGATCATCTCCGAAGTCGCGATCGTGCGCACCGGGATCGACATTCATCCGGGCGCGCGCATCGGCGAAAGCTTCTTCATCGATCACGGCACCGGGGTGGTGATCGGCGAGACCGCGATTATCGGCAGGCGCGTGCGCCTCTACCAGGCGGTGACGCTGGGATCGCGCGGCGCGACCTCCGATGCCGACGGGCAGGTCCAGCGCGGGCTGGCGCGCCATCCGATCGTGGAGGACGACGTCGTGATCTATGCCGGCGCGACGTTGCTCGGCCGGATCACGATCGGGCGCGGCGCGGTGATCGGCGGCAATGTCTGGCTCACCGAAAGCGTGCCCGCAGGCGGTATCGTCAATCAGGCGCGGCCGAGCCGAGAGTAG
- a CDS encoding glycoside hydrolase family 3 C-terminal domain-containing protein, whose product MPKTMPARLLMSAAAALLLTGASPPPAPSFRNADLPPDQRIANLLSLMTADEKIDALSTESGVPRLGVPNFGASEGIHGVQQRGDGKVRQTPILTTQFPQPPGLGATWDPDLVRQAAGVEGREARWISQTPVYDRQIMMLWGPQADLARDPRWGRSEEVYGEDPFFNGSMAAAFSRGLEGDDPHYWLAAPLLKHFLANSNENDRTRTSSDFDDRLFWEYYSVPFRMAFQDAGASGVMASYNSWNGVPMAVNPVLRRVVIDQWHVDVVSSDGGAIKTLWKDHHAFPDQETAAVAALKAGVNQYLDVYRDELHAALAKGTITTADLDEALARKFRTTIKLGLLDPPERVPYAALHDGTPPWESDAHRAVSRRAALESLVLLKNDGGALPLRAGAAHSIAVIGPRANNVYWDWYGGFPPYSITPLAGIRAAAGPDVKISYVADDRNNAVAAAAKAADIAVVVVGNDPTCGPDMATAWTDNGTKPCADPGDGREGRDRETLALAQEQLVKTVMAANPRTVMVLVSSFPFTINWSQQNVPAILHMAHSSQDEGWAIGQALFGRYNPGGHEVVTWPASMDQLPPMMDYDIRHGRTYMYFKGKPLFPFGFGLSYTGFRYANLQVDRTHLARDGTATVSVDVTNTGAVAGDAVPQLYVRHPASRVARPPLQLEGFRRVTLAPGETRTVTIPLKAAQLAYWDAARHALTVERERVELMIGASSADIRLRKSLNID is encoded by the coding sequence ATGCCCAAGACGATGCCCGCGCGGCTGCTCATGTCGGCCGCCGCAGCTTTGCTTTTGACCGGCGCATCCCCGCCGCCCGCCCCATCGTTCCGCAACGCCGATCTGCCGCCCGACCAGCGCATCGCCAATCTGCTCTCGCTGATGACCGCCGACGAGAAGATCGACGCGCTCAGCACCGAATCGGGCGTGCCGCGCCTCGGCGTGCCCAATTTCGGCGCGTCCGAGGGAATCCACGGCGTGCAGCAGCGCGGCGACGGCAAGGTCCGCCAGACGCCCATCCTGACGACGCAATTCCCGCAGCCGCCGGGACTCGGCGCGACATGGGATCCGGATCTGGTGCGGCAGGCGGCCGGCGTGGAGGGCCGCGAGGCACGCTGGATCTCGCAGACGCCGGTCTACGATCGCCAGATCATGATGCTGTGGGGCCCGCAGGCCGATCTGGCGCGCGACCCGCGCTGGGGCCGCAGCGAAGAGGTCTACGGCGAGGATCCCTTCTTCAACGGCAGCATGGCCGCCGCTTTCTCGCGCGGGCTGGAGGGCGACGATCCGCATTACTGGCTGGCCGCGCCTTTGCTGAAGCATTTCCTCGCCAACTCGAACGAGAATGACCGGACGCGCACCAGCTCCGATTTCGACGACCGACTGTTCTGGGAATATTATTCGGTGCCGTTCCGCATGGCCTTCCAGGATGCGGGCGCAAGCGGCGTGATGGCGTCGTACAACAGCTGGAACGGCGTGCCGATGGCAGTGAACCCGGTGCTGCGCCGCGTCGTCATCGATCAATGGCATGTCGACGTCGTCTCCAGCGATGGCGGCGCGATCAAGACCCTGTGGAAGGATCATCACGCCTTCCCCGACCAGGAAACCGCCGCGGTCGCCGCGCTGAAGGCGGGCGTGAACCAGTATCTCGACGTCTATCGCGACGAGCTGCACGCCGCGCTGGCCAAGGGCACGATCACGACGGCGGATCTGGACGAGGCGCTCGCGCGCAAGTTCCGGACAACGATCAAGCTCGGCCTCCTCGATCCGCCCGAGCGCGTGCCCTACGCCGCGCTGCACGACGGCACGCCGCCGTGGGAGAGCGACGCCCATCGCGCGGTCTCACGACGCGCGGCGCTGGAGTCGCTGGTCCTCCTCAAGAATGACGGCGGCGCGCTGCCGCTGCGGGCGGGCGCGGCGCACTCGATCGCGGTGATCGGGCCGCGCGCGAACAACGTCTATTGGGATTGGTATGGCGGCTTCCCGCCTTATTCGATCACGCCGCTCGCCGGCATCCGCGCGGCGGCCGGACCCGATGTGAAGATCAGCTACGTCGCCGACGATCGGAACAATGCGGTCGCGGCGGCGGCGAAGGCGGCGGACATCGCGGTGGTGGTGGTCGGCAACGATCCCACGTGCGGGCCGGACATGGCGACCGCCTGGACCGACAACGGCACCAAGCCGTGCGCCGACCCTGGCGACGGCCGGGAGGGACGCGACCGCGAGACCTTGGCGCTTGCGCAGGAGCAATTGGTGAAGACCGTGATGGCCGCCAATCCGCGCACGGTGATGGTGCTGGTGTCGAGCTTCCCTTTCACGATCAACTGGTCGCAGCAGAACGTGCCGGCGATCCTCCACATGGCGCACAGTTCGCAGGACGAGGGCTGGGCGATCGGGCAGGCGCTGTTCGGCCGATACAATCCCGGCGGCCACGAGGTGGTGACGTGGCCGGCATCGATGGATCAGCTGCCGCCGATGATGGATTACGATATCCGCCACGGCCGCACCTACATGTATTTCAAGGGCAAGCCGCTCTTTCCGTTCGGCTTCGGGCTGAGCTACACCGGCTTCCGTTACGCCAATCTGCAGGTCGACCGGACGCACCTCGCCCGCGACGGCACGGCGACGGTGAGCGTCGACGTCACCAACACCGGCGCCGTCGCTGGCGATGCCGTGCCGCAGCTTTACGTGCGGCACCCCGCCTCGCGCGTCGCGCGCCCGCCGCTGCAATTGGAGGGCTTCCGCCGCGTGACGCTGGCGCCCGGCGAGACCAGGACCGTGACGATCCCGCTCAAGGCCGCGCAGCTCGCTTACTGGGACGCCGCGCGCCACGCGCTAACGGTCGAGCGCGAGCGCGTGGAGCTGATGATCGGCGCGTCATCGGCCGACATCAGGCTGCGCAAGAGCCTCAACATCGACTAG
- a CDS encoding glycoside hydrolase family 9 protein translates to MLKRILLASASMVACVHTACAQPLKVTPAQTLETQGLTVIVDQNQFSPIFFDEKNAGIQLILHGDRIATDGAVRLDRTPEQWAPVPAFIGRSLGSEPNQVVVRSAYKDVNLSYSVKVTAEGDGFRIAVDLDQPLPASLAGKAGFNLDFLPTAYFGKTYLMDTGPGLFPRHPTGPMDKDGSGGPLPLASGGASITLAPEDPLTRVTITSDGAPLALYDARNRAQNGWFVVRSLIPAGAKDNAVVWHVRPNIVKDWVRPPVISFNQAGYTPGRAKVALIELDPNFKAPAEAALVRLGADGRQQTVLRAKLQPRGRWTRYDYAAFDFSSVREPGIYAIFYAGSTTNPFRIADDAYGRIWQASLDTFLAEQMDHVGIREQYRVWSAPSHLDDARQAPPNHVHFDGYKMGPNLDSPFKAGEHIPGLAVGGWQDAGDYDIQTPENTMVVRDLVWARELFGLDWDETSVDEAARAVEIRKPDGVEDAVQQIRHGTLQLLAQYRTFGHAIVGIVDPALRQYAHLGDSGSQTDGLLYDPRLKPAERKGGASGTPDDRWAFTTDLPANDLMTVAGLAGASRALAPTDPTMAAEALAAAKALWAKQQNGPIKAGDGRDDSTSRRSADGANVAATIELLITSKGERIYADRLRQLMPEVRQDFGWIGGAAVRAIPYMDADYRAQLVPLVRAMKAKVDVDRAKNPFGVPIADGTWAGSNQVVSFGMTMYLLHKAFPEMVGGNYTLDAIDYILGRHPANNLSLVSTVGTASKLIGYGHNRADYSFIPGGLEPGVLIVKPDFPEAKTDWPFLWFENEYTVSTTSAYILAARAAAAVAAEVR, encoded by the coding sequence GTGCTGAAACGGATTCTGCTCGCGTCGGCGAGCATGGTTGCCTGCGTGCATACCGCCTGTGCCCAGCCGCTGAAGGTCACCCCGGCGCAGACGCTGGAGACGCAGGGCCTGACCGTCATCGTCGACCAGAACCAGTTCAGCCCGATCTTCTTCGACGAGAAGAATGCGGGCATCCAGCTGATCCTGCATGGCGACCGTATCGCCACCGACGGCGCGGTGCGGCTCGACCGCACGCCCGAGCAATGGGCGCCGGTGCCCGCCTTCATCGGCCGCAGCTTGGGCAGCGAGCCCAATCAGGTGGTGGTGCGCTCGGCGTACAAGGATGTGAACCTCAGCTACAGCGTCAAGGTCACCGCCGAGGGCGATGGCTTCCGCATCGCGGTCGATCTCGATCAGCCGCTCCCGGCAAGCCTCGCGGGCAAGGCCGGCTTCAACCTCGATTTCCTGCCCACCGCTTATTTCGGCAAGACCTATCTGATGGATACGGGCCCCGGCCTGTTCCCGCGCCACCCGACCGGCCCGATGGACAAGGACGGCTCGGGCGGTCCGCTGCCGCTCGCGTCGGGCGGCGCATCGATCACGCTTGCGCCCGAAGATCCGCTGACGCGGGTGACGATCACGTCGGACGGCGCTCCGCTCGCGCTCTACGACGCACGCAACCGTGCGCAAAATGGTTGGTTCGTGGTGCGCTCGCTCATCCCGGCGGGCGCGAAGGACAATGCCGTCGTCTGGCACGTCCGCCCGAACATCGTGAAGGATTGGGTGCGCCCTCCGGTGATCTCGTTCAACCAGGCGGGTTACACGCCGGGCCGGGCCAAGGTGGCGCTGATCGAGCTCGATCCGAATTTCAAGGCACCGGCCGAGGCCGCGCTGGTCCGGCTCGGCGCCGATGGCCGGCAGCAGACCGTGCTGCGCGCCAAGCTCCAGCCGCGCGGCCGCTGGACGCGCTACGATTATGCCGCGTTCGATTTCTCGAGCGTGCGCGAGCCGGGCATCTACGCCATCTTTTATGCCGGCAGCACGACCAATCCGTTCCGCATCGCCGACGACGCCTATGGGCGCATCTGGCAGGCGTCGCTTGACACCTTCCTGGCCGAACAGATGGATCATGTCGGCATTCGCGAGCAATATCGCGTCTGGTCGGCGCCGTCGCATCTGGACGATGCGCGCCAGGCGCCGCCGAACCACGTGCATTTCGACGGCTACAAGATGGGGCCGAATCTCGATTCACCGTTCAAGGCGGGCGAGCATATTCCCGGCCTTGCGGTCGGTGGCTGGCAGGATGCGGGCGATTACGACATCCAGACGCCAGAAAATACGATGGTGGTGCGCGATCTGGTCTGGGCGCGCGAGTTGTTCGGGCTCGACTGGGACGAGACCAGCGTCGACGAGGCGGCGCGCGCGGTCGAGATCCGCAAGCCCGATGGCGTCGAGGATGCGGTCCAGCAGATCCGTCACGGCACGCTTCAGTTGCTCGCGCAGTACCGGACGTTCGGTCATGCCATCGTCGGGATCGTCGATCCGGCGCTGAGGCAATATGCGCATCTGGGTGACTCCGGATCGCAGACCGACGGTTTGCTCTACGATCCCAGGCTGAAGCCAGCCGAGCGCAAGGGTGGGGCGTCGGGCACGCCCGACGATCGCTGGGCCTTCACCACCGATCTGCCGGCCAACGACCTGATGACGGTCGCCGGGCTGGCCGGTGCCAGTCGCGCGCTTGCGCCGACCGATCCGACAATGGCGGCCGAGGCGCTCGCCGCGGCCAAGGCATTGTGGGCGAAGCAGCAAAACGGGCCGATCAAGGCCGGCGACGGTCGCGACGATTCGACGTCGCGGCGCTCGGCCGACGGTGCCAATGTCGCGGCGACGATCGAGCTGCTCATCACCAGCAAAGGCGAGCGGATCTACGCCGATCGCCTGCGCCAGCTCATGCCGGAGGTCCGTCAGGATTTCGGCTGGATCGGCGGCGCGGCGGTTCGCGCCATCCCGTACATGGATGCCGATTATCGCGCGCAGCTGGTGCCGCTGGTGCGTGCCATGAAGGCGAAGGTCGACGTCGATCGGGCGAAGAACCCCTTCGGCGTCCCGATCGCCGATGGGACGTGGGCGGGCTCCAACCAGGTCGTCAGTTTCGGCATGACGATGTACCTGCTCCACAAGGCGTTCCCGGAGATGGTGGGGGGCAACTACACGCTCGATGCGATCGATTATATTCTCGGTCGACATCCGGCCAACAACCTGTCGCTCGTGTCGACCGTCGGCACCGCGTCCAAGCTGATCGGCTATGGCCACAATCGCGCGGACTATAGCTTCATCCCCGGCGGGCTGGAGCCGGGCGTGCTGATCGTCAAACCGGACTTCCCCGAGGCCAAGACCGACTGGCCATTCCTGTGGTTCGAGAACGAATATACGGTCAGCACGACCTCGGCCTATATCCTCGCCGCGCGGGCGGCGGCCGCCGTCGCGGCCGAAGTCCGGTAA
- a CDS encoding transglycosylase domain-containing protein — translation MGALPLLILIGIVTVTWLAMVAPPSRTARPIVPPSVSLLAANGSLISRKGAITDAAVDVRAMPAHVGNAFVAIEDRRFYQHHGLDPRGLARAAWHDARDRQAREGGSTITQQLAKLVYLNSDRTALRKVREALIALWLEAWLSKDQILSRYLSDAYFGDNVYGLRAAARHYFSKPPERLTIGEAALLAGLMKAPSRLAPSANLAGAQERATLVAQAMWQAGFIDRAQADAASARLHLRPAPEPTQATYFSDWVLPAVRTAPGDAYAPRIVRTTLDARLQHLAEAATAQMRLPGAQIALVAMRPDGRVVAMVGGRNYAASSFNRVTQARRQPGSTFKLFVYLAALRAGMSPDDIVEDRPVTIGGWSPHNSDGRYLGEIPLREAFARSSNVAAVRLTQKVGPAAVALAASDLGIQSQLQTDPGIALGTSGTTLLELASAYAAVARGSYPVRPYGLPPAHPTEEQHAFDGRERAGLLDLLAAAVNTGTARGAGLTTQVYGKTGTSQDNRDALFVGFASGLVTAVWIGRDDNRPLPGVAGGGLPAHVWRTFMAGAIGARPARAQVPQSVDPDAGLDGLIHSVVERLKSSFHF, via the coding sequence ATGGGGGCGCTGCCCCTACTGATCCTGATCGGCATCGTGACGGTCACCTGGCTCGCCATGGTCGCGCCGCCGTCCCGCACGGCGCGGCCGATCGTTCCGCCCAGCGTCAGCCTGCTGGCCGCGAACGGCAGCCTGATCTCGCGCAAGGGTGCCATCACCGACGCTGCCGTCGATGTCCGCGCGATGCCCGCCCATGTCGGCAACGCCTTCGTGGCGATCGAGGACCGGCGCTTCTACCAGCATCACGGGCTCGATCCGCGCGGGCTTGCCCGCGCCGCGTGGCACGATGCGCGCGATCGTCAGGCGCGCGAGGGCGGCAGCACGATCACCCAGCAGCTCGCGAAACTGGTCTACCTCAATTCCGACCGGACGGCGCTGCGCAAGGTGCGGGAGGCGCTGATCGCGCTGTGGCTGGAAGCGTGGCTGAGCAAGGACCAGATCCTCTCGCGCTACCTCTCCGACGCTTATTTCGGCGACAATGTCTACGGGCTGCGGGCGGCCGCGCGCCATTATTTCAGCAAGCCGCCCGAACGGCTGACGATCGGCGAGGCGGCGCTGCTGGCGGGATTGATGAAGGCGCCCTCACGCCTTGCGCCGAGCGCCAACCTTGCCGGGGCGCAGGAGCGCGCAACGCTGGTGGCGCAGGCGATGTGGCAAGCGGGCTTCATCGATCGCGCCCAGGCGGACGCGGCATCGGCCCGGCTGCACCTGAGGCCCGCGCCCGAGCCGACACAGGCCACCTATTTCAGCGACTGGGTGCTCCCCGCGGTCCGCACCGCGCCGGGCGATGCCTATGCGCCGCGGATCGTGCGGACGACGCTCGACGCGCGCCTGCAGCATCTGGCCGAAGCGGCGACGGCGCAGATGCGCCTGCCTGGCGCCCAGATCGCGCTCGTCGCGATGCGACCGGACGGGCGGGTGGTCGCGATGGTCGGCGGGCGGAACTATGCCGCCAGCAGCTTCAACCGCGTGACGCAGGCGCGACGCCAGCCGGGCTCGACCTTCAAGCTGTTCGTCTATCTCGCGGCATTGCGCGCGGGCATGTCCCCGGACGACATCGTGGAGGATCGCCCCGTCACCATCGGTGGTTGGTCACCGCACAATAGCGACGGGCGCTATCTCGGCGAGATCCCGCTGCGCGAGGCCTTCGCGCGATCCAGCAACGTCGCCGCGGTCCGGCTCACGCAGAAGGTGGGGCCGGCGGCGGTGGCGCTCGCCGCATCCGACCTCGGCATCCAGAGCCAGCTGCAGACGGATCCGGGAATCGCGCTCGGCACGTCAGGCACGACCTTGCTCGAACTTGCCAGCGCTTATGCCGCCGTCGCCCGCGGCAGCTATCCCGTGCGTCCCTACGGCCTGCCCCCGGCCCATCCGACCGAAGAGCAACATGCATTCGACGGCCGCGAGCGCGCCGGCCTGCTCGATCTGCTGGCGGCGGCCGTGAATACGGGCACGGCGCGCGGCGCCGGCCTCACCACCCAGGTCTATGGCAAGACCGGAACGTCGCAGGACAATCGCGACGCACTGTTCGTCGGCTTCGCCAGCGGGCTGGTGACCGCCGTCTGGATCGGGCGGGACGACAACCGGCCGCTGCCCGGCGTCGCCGGCGGCGGCCTGCCGGCGCATGTCTGGCGCACCTTCATGGCCGGCGCGATCGGCGCACGCCCGGCGCGGGCGCAGGTGCCCCAGTCGGTCGATCCCGATGCGGGGCTGGACGGGCTGATCCACTCGGTGGTCGAACGGCTGAAGAGCAGTTTCCACTTCTGA
- a CDS encoding MBL fold metallo-hydrolase, whose translation MRAIRTGATLLAGAAALLAYGPGIVTRADAATAKLPAPTIFPAPGRYTNTTGVRLLEATPGTEIHYTRDGSVPTSSSPIFDQRTALFVEGRYDGEKGVTSHDTIRAIATKPGAADSDVATFGYEVARRDHTAYVSEEVAPGVRMIRDADNDKMFLIRGTKAYALVDSGMGHGALRDYVAQFTHGLPVICIWTHSHGDHVGQADQFIAGSTEYVGAADRPAVADLLAKRGVPAAQIAANLKPIGDGDRVDLGDRALVIYTVAGHTPGSLVVLDPASGNLFTGDTFGNNSPLPPDVMWMQMDQRPLDEYLANLRWVRVRLAGKVRHIMTGHNDRPLDGTAYLDNVERGIQRAMDEGRAALVPSYRPAGIHQIVVGDYMHDRDWFGVNINEAAFLPAEPALISSLSALEVSGGTLTTRFNPRTTNYRVAGAGPFVLRLRPSAIKATMTVDGRPAIPGQPVTVRSPNAAHPVTIVVTAPDGRTTSTYAVTD comes from the coding sequence ATGCGAGCCATCCGGACCGGGGCGACCTTGCTGGCAGGCGCGGCGGCGTTGCTGGCCTACGGGCCGGGCATCGTGACGCGCGCCGATGCGGCCACCGCGAAGCTGCCGGCGCCGACCATCTTTCCCGCGCCCGGCCGCTATACCAACACCACCGGCGTGCGGCTGCTGGAGGCGACGCCCGGCACCGAAATCCATTATACGCGCGACGGCAGCGTCCCGACATCGAGCAGCCCGATCTTCGACCAGCGGACGGCGTTGTTCGTCGAAGGCCGCTATGACGGCGAGAAGGGCGTCACGTCGCACGACACGATCCGCGCGATCGCGACGAAGCCAGGCGCGGCCGACAGCGACGTCGCGACCTTCGGCTACGAGGTCGCCCGCCGCGACCACACCGCTTATGTCTCGGAGGAGGTCGCGCCCGGCGTGCGCATGATCCGCGATGCCGACAACGACAAGATGTTCCTGATCCGCGGCACCAAGGCCTATGCGCTGGTCGACAGCGGCATGGGGCACGGCGCGCTGCGCGACTACGTCGCCCAGTTCACCCACGGCCTGCCGGTCATCTGCATCTGGACGCACAGCCACGGCGACCATGTCGGCCAGGCCGATCAGTTCATCGCCGGCTCGACCGAATATGTCGGCGCGGCGGACCGGCCGGCGGTGGCGGACCTGCTCGCGAAGCGCGGTGTGCCCGCCGCGCAGATCGCCGCCAACCTGAAGCCGATCGGCGATGGGGACCGCGTCGATCTCGGCGACCGTGCGCTGGTCATCTACACCGTCGCCGGCCACACGCCGGGCTCGCTCGTCGTGCTGGATCCGGCGAGCGGCAATCTGTTCACCGGCGACACGTTCGGCAACAATTCGCCGCTGCCGCCCGACGTGATGTGGATGCAGATGGATCAGCGTCCGCTCGACGAATATCTCGCCAATCTCCGCTGGGTGCGCGTGCGGCTTGCCGGCAAGGTCAGGCACATCATGACCGGGCACAATGATCGTCCGCTCGACGGCACGGCCTATCTCGACAATGTCGAGCGCGGGATTCAACGCGCGATGGACGAGGGCCGCGCCGCGCTGGTGCCGTCCTATCGCCCCGCCGGGATCCACCAGATCGTCGTCGGCGATTATATGCACGATCGCGACTGGTTCGGCGTCAACATCAACGAAGCGGCGTTCCTGCCGGCCGAACCCGCACTGATCTCCAGCCTGAGCGCGCTGGAGGTTTCGGGCGGCACGCTGACGACGCGCTTCAACCCGCGCACGACCAATTATCGCGTCGCCGGCGCGGGTCCGTTCGTGCTGCGGCTGCGCCCCTCCGCCATCAAAGCGACGATGACGGTGGACGGCCGGCCGGCAATACCGGGCCAGCCGGTCACGGTCCGCTCGCCCAATGCCGCGCATCCGGTGACGATCGTTGTCACCGCGCCCGACGGCCGCACGACCTCGACCTATGCGGTGACCGACTGA
- a CDS encoding alpha/beta hydrolase, producing the protein MRAIFRILAITLVAAPGLARADGLRTAPPFADAPEMTAQAGRPKGTIRSFIMTSGESRIFPGIRQLDNATTRRRDAYGNRLAAPAEQQSEPGRYRREVFVYIPAGYRPGTAAPLIVVQDGRDYAARVAAALDGLIAQHRVPAMIAVMIQSGGGDAQGSERGLEYDTMSGRYAEFVEREVLPRVTQLYGVRFTRNPEGRAAMGGSSGAAAAFSMAWFHPEWYRKVLSYSGTFVNQASPPSPDTPHGAWEYHARLIPQSPRKPIRIWMEVGSHDLHWQDPADSFHNWPMANDRMAAALAAKGYDYRYVVAEDAVHVDGDVIAQTLPQALAWLWRGYVPG; encoded by the coding sequence ATGCGGGCGATTTTCCGGATTCTGGCAATCACGCTCGTGGCTGCGCCCGGATTGGCGCGCGCAGACGGTCTACGCACCGCGCCGCCATTCGCTGACGCGCCCGAGATGACGGCGCAAGCGGGTCGCCCCAAGGGCACGATCCGCAGCTTCATCATGACCTCGGGCGAAAGCCGCATCTTTCCCGGTATCCGGCAGCTCGACAATGCGACGACGCGCCGCCGTGACGCCTATGGCAATCGCCTCGCCGCACCGGCCGAGCAGCAATCGGAGCCAGGGCGCTACCGTCGTGAGGTCTTCGTCTATATCCCGGCGGGCTATCGGCCGGGGACGGCAGCGCCGCTGATAGTGGTGCAGGATGGGCGCGATTATGCGGCGCGGGTCGCGGCGGCGCTCGACGGCCTAATCGCGCAGCATCGGGTGCCCGCCATGATCGCGGTCATGATTCAGTCGGGCGGCGGCGACGCGCAGGGGTCGGAGCGCGGGCTCGAATATGACACGATGTCGGGCCGCTATGCCGAGTTCGTGGAGCGGGAGGTGCTGCCGCGCGTGACGCAGCTCTACGGCGTCCGCTTCACCCGAAATCCCGAAGGCCGTGCGGCGATGGGCGGCAGTTCGGGCGCCGCCGCCGCCTTCTCGATGGCGTGGTTCCACCCAGAATGGTATCGCAAGGTGCTGTCTTATTCGGGCACCTTCGTGAACCAGGCATCGCCGCCGAGCCCGGATACGCCGCACGGCGCATGGGAATATCATGCGCGCCTGATCCCGCAGAGCCCGCGCAAGCCGATCCGGATCTGGATGGAGGTCGGCAGCCACGACCTGCACTGGCAGGATCCGGCGGACAGCTTCCACAATTGGCCGATGGCGAATGATCGGATGGCGGCTGCGCTCGCGGCCAAGGGTTACGATTATCGCTATGTCGTCGCCGAAGACGCCGTGCACGTCGATGGCGACGTGATCGCGCAGACGCTGCCACAGGCGCTGGCGTGGCTGTGGCGCGGGTACGTTCCCGGCTAG